DNA sequence from the Tenacibaculum mesophilum genome:
AACAAAGCATTAAAACGTGCTGGTGAAATTAACGAACAGGAATTAGCTGTTGCTGCTAAAAGCGGAATGCCTAATATTCCTGGAATGGATATGTTCAAATAATAAGTTATGCCTGTACAATTAGAAGATTATATGTTGCCTTGCTTAAACAAAAAATTCTTTGGAGTTGACTGTTTAGGTTGTGGTATACAGCGTGCTTTGAGCTTAATTTCACAAGGAGAGTTCGTTGCTGCTTTTAAAATGTACCCTGCTATATATACCTTACTACTTTTAGCTTTTGTTGTAGGCATTAACTTCTTCTATAAAGTAAAATATGCTCAAAAAATAATCAGTATATTGGCTATCATTAACATAATTATTATAGTGAGTAGTTATGTTATAAAAATGAATCAATTAATTTAAACTTTAGAAAACTATGGAAAAACAATTCAATCCAACGGCTATTTATGTACTATCTATAATTAGCTTCCTATGTTGTTGTTTTGCTGGATTAGGTATTGTATTGGCTGCACCTGCTTTTATAATGGCAAACAATA
Encoded proteins:
- a CDS encoding DUF2752 domain-containing protein, producing the protein MPVQLEDYMLPCLNKKFFGVDCLGCGIQRALSLISQGEFVAAFKMYPAIYTLLLLAFVVGINFFYKVKYAQKIISILAIINIIIIVSSYVIKMNQLI